Proteins from a genomic interval of Garra rufa chromosome 4, GarRuf1.0, whole genome shotgun sequence:
- the LOC141333437 gene encoding transcription factor E2F7-like: MLSLVTVTDSTRPPHPETPGHEEQEEEEFNHISGGCGPRLWFVSHIDRFWLPASSRRKDKSLRIMSQKFVMLFLVSKTQTVTLDTAAKILIEEGQDESSHSKYKTKVRRLYDIANVLTSLNLIKKLHVREEKSRKPVFKWIGPADFHSSSDSDDLRVTEAQIGTAGERREKMARHSSFQVIPAPSVNQRLISSAPSTPHRSTDEPVDYSRKGVNTSAVCRLQFGDSGSPVVPSTGLASLVVPLQADVPYASLPVSAQFAHHPLAYLPGLPQTPLFMVYSGHVPDAVTQRSPVSDHMEGNLKKRERQEEEDDDQTAKQSKRSASIESEMGETESLSSSARRSPVCSREGSPWDEASFGQMNEEDTVPPSPKDPLLSSHYLYVPNTAGLNGLNFLMPAGHTQGGVPAVAVPYFLMHSPLIAGAMPTSGTEGAASSGLSFSMPTVLSPAQFVMAGGAFGVAETLNSPEHHGHRIAAATLSPQGPRAQESPQPAQTQTPVTPKEAAVGSKSFFETPGAFGSLSTSPAARKRGSAQRRLDIGHAAAN, from the exons ATGCTGTCATTGGTTACCGTCACCGACTCCACCCGCCCACCGCACCCCGAGACGCCGGGACACGAGGAACAGGAAGAGGAGGAGTTTAATCACATCAGCGGCGGATGCGGTCCTCGATTGTGGTTCGTTTCGCACATCGACCGCTTTTGGTTGC CGGCCTCCAGCAGACGGAAGGACAAATCGCTCCGTATCATGAGCCAGAAGTTTGTCATGCTGTTTTTAGTCTCCAAAACACAGACCGTTACCCTTGATACAGCTGCTAAGATTTTGATTGAAGAGGGTCAGGACGAGTCCAGCCACAgcaaatataaaa ctAAGGTGCGACGTTTGTATGATATCGCTAACGTCCTGACCAGCCTCAATCTGATCAAGAAACTTCACGTACGAGAAGAAAAGAGTCGTAAACCTGTTTTCAAATGGATCGGACCTGCCGATTTCCACAGCAGTAGTG ATTCAGATGATTTGAGAGTCACAGAAGCTCAGATCGGTACCGCCGGGGAACGACGGGAGAAGATGGCGCGCCACTCCTCGTTTCAGGTCATTCCTGCTCCTTCTGTCAATCAAAGACTCATAAGCTCCGCCCCCAGCACACCTCACAGATCTACAG ACGAGCCGGTGGATTATTCTAGAAAGGGTGTGAACACCAGCGCAGTGTGTCGACTACAGTTTGGAGACAG TGGAAGCCCTGTAGTGCCGTCTACCGGACTGGCGTCACTAGTGGTCCCTCTTCAAGCTGACGTCCCGTATGCATCACTGCCTGTTTCAGCCCAGTTCGCTCATCACCCATTAGCATACCTCCCTGGTCTGCCGCAAACACCCCTGTTCATGGTGTACAGCGGACACGTCCCAGACGCTGTCACCCAGAGGTCACCCGTCTCAGACCACATGGAGGGAAACCTAAAGAAGAGAGAGAGGCAAGAGGAAGAGGATGATGATCAGACAGCTAAACAAAGCAAACGCTCAGCTTCCATAGAAAGTGAAATG GGTGAGACTGAGAGTCTGAGCTCCAGCGCCAGAAGGTCTCCAGTCTGTTCTCGAGAAGGTTCCCCATGGGACGAGGCCTCATTTGGGCAGATGAATGAGGAAGACACGGTGCCGCCCAGCCCTAAAGACCCCCTCCTGTCCTCTCACTACCTCTATGTTCCCAACACAGCAG GTCTGAATGGTTTGAACTTCCTCATGCCTGCGGGACACACACAAGGCGGCGTTCCAGCCGTAGCTGTGCCTTATTTTTTGATGCATTCGCCACTTATAGCAGGTGCAATGCCTACTTCTGGCACTGAGGGGGCTGCCAGCAGTGGTTTGAGTTTCAGCATGCCCACTGTGTTGTCACCGGCCCAGTTTGTGATGGCAGGAGGGGCATTTGGTGTGGCTGAAACACTGAACAGCCCTGAGCATCATGGGCACAGAATAGCAGCAGCTACACTCTCACCACAAGGACCACGAGCACAAGAAAGCCCTCAGCCTGCACAAACACAG ACTCCGGTGACACCAAAGGAAGCGGCAGTGGGGTCCAAATCGTTCTTCGAGACCCCTGGAGCCTTCGGGTCTCTCAGCACCTCACCGGCGGCACGCAAAAGAGGCTCCGCCCAGAGGAGGCTGGACATCGGACACGCCGCAGCCAATTAA